In Methanobacterium paludis, the following proteins share a genomic window:
- the pfdA gene encoding prefoldin subunit alpha — translation MEDRKKLEQLVNQLNAYQQQAEVLQQQMEGLNVTITELTIAEETLAAIKGKDNAETLVPIGAGSFLITELKNTDEVIVGFGAGIAAKKKIGDAEESIAEQKKELEGVMKNMTDNLQKITDFIVKKSPEAEALLQKVEAGESQ, via the coding sequence ATGGAAGATAGAAAAAAGCTTGAGCAGTTGGTCAATCAGCTTAACGCATACCAACAGCAGGCTGAAGTTCTGCAACAACAGATGGAAGGTTTAAATGTTACAATAACAGAACTCACCATAGCAGAGGAAACTTTAGCAGCCATTAAAGGAAAGGACAATGCAGAAACATTGGTTCCAATAGGTGCAGGATCCTTTTTAATCACAGAACTCAAAAACACAGACGAAGTCATAGTTGGTTTTGGAGCAGGGATAGCTGCTAAAAAGAAAATTGGTGATGCAGAAGAGAGTATAGCCGAGCAGAAGAAGGAACTTGAGGGTGTAATGAAAAATATGACTGACAACCTTCAAAAAATCACAGATTTCATAGTGAAAAAGAGTCCGGAAGCAGAGGCACTCCTTCAAAAAGTTGAAGCGGGCGAAAGCCAATAA
- a CDS encoding class I SAM-dependent methyltransferase, whose protein sequence is MKKVKEHFEEEAEEFDRTILQLIPFYNDMIDTLVATIPFENSNPIKVLDLGCGTGNISKAVKNRFPNAKITCLDLAEKMIKMAQFKLSNYNDIKYHAADFSKFEFDDGYDAVVSSLALHHIPQDEEKEKFYGKIFAALKDGGVFYNADTVKGSNKYLDELYDEKWTEYMLKNIPKEEVEEKWLQKHDEEDFPSRMIDHVDWLRGAGFKDVDVIWKFYGFAVFGGFR, encoded by the coding sequence TTGAAAAAAGTTAAAGAGCACTTTGAAGAAGAAGCAGAGGAATTTGATAGAACAATATTACAATTAATACCATTTTATAACGATATGATCGATACTTTGGTTGCTACAATTCCATTTGAGAATTCAAACCCTATTAAAGTCCTTGATCTTGGATGTGGAACAGGTAACATTTCAAAAGCTGTTAAAAATAGATTTCCAAATGCTAAAATAACTTGCTTGGACCTTGCAGAGAAAATGATAAAAATGGCCCAGTTCAAACTCTCAAATTACAATGACATCAAATATCATGCAGCGGATTTCTCCAAATTTGAGTTTGATGATGGCTACGATGCTGTTGTATCATCACTGGCCCTTCACCACATACCGCAGGATGAAGAAAAGGAAAAATTTTACGGTAAAATATTCGCAGCCCTGAAAGATGGAGGGGTGTTCTACAATGCGGATACAGTTAAAGGCTCAAACAAATATTTAGATGAACTTTACGACGAAAAATGGACCGAGTATATGCTAAAGAATATTCCTAAAGAAGAAGTAGAGGAAAAATGGCTCCAAAAACATGATGAAGAAGATTTTCCTTCTCGTATGATTGACCATGTGGACTGGCTGCGTGGCGCTGGTTTTAAGGATGTTGATGTGATCTGGAAGTTCTATGGGTTTGCTGTTTTTGGTGGTTTCAGATAA
- a CDS encoding translation initiation factor IF-6, translated as MIRRINMGGSPNLGVSIAVTEKTAIVPPNVQDAMVGLIEECLGVSVIKTPLSGSNLTGALACGNSNGFVVSKYAFDSEINAIKESGLEVERIPDKLTAVGNIILANDFGALVNPLLSNKSIELISHVLDVEVQRGTIAQFKITGSVAAATNKGILVHPSASQEELELVENLLKVPADVGTVNNGTMLVGACTAANSNGVIVGLNTTGPELARVEEAFGFLEGYL; from the coding sequence ATGATAAGAAGAATCAACATGGGCGGCAGCCCAAACCTCGGCGTTTCAATAGCTGTTACAGAAAAAACCGCAATAGTCCCACCAAACGTTCAAGACGCAATGGTGGGATTAATAGAGGAATGCCTGGGTGTTTCTGTTATTAAAACCCCTCTAAGTGGGAGTAATCTCACAGGGGCACTGGCATGCGGTAATTCAAATGGGTTTGTAGTTTCAAAATACGCATTTGACAGTGAAATAAATGCGATTAAAGAGTCAGGACTCGAGGTTGAAAGGATACCGGACAAGCTCACAGCAGTTGGTAACATAATTCTTGCTAACGACTTTGGAGCATTGGTAAACCCTTTATTATCTAACAAATCCATTGAATTAATTTCTCATGTTTTAGATGTTGAAGTTCAAAGAGGAACCATAGCACAATTCAAGATCACAGGATCAGTTGCAGCCGCTACAAACAAAGGAATATTGGTACATCCATCTGCAAGTCAAGAAGAGCTAGAACTTGTTGAAAATTTGCTTAAAGTCCCTGCAGATGTTGGAACCGTTAATAACGGTACAATGCTTGTGGGAGCATGTACAGCTGCCAATTCAAACGGTGTTATTGTTGGGCTAAATACAACGGGTCCTGAACTTGCAAGAGTAGAAGAAGCATTCGGTTTTCTTGAGGGATATTTATGA
- a CDS encoding DUF7411 family protein, whose product MNACVLYSGGKDSSLMAVILQRLGYEVELVTVNFDAFPSWKAAEESALNLGFKHHVLKADKTILEDAVDTILKDGFPNNGINQIHKHALEIASQKYKVVADGTRRDDRIPKLNINEIQSFEDRNNVQYLTLAGFGHKTVNNLSKNLFAVKKELTNMENNSDYEIEIRYMIGEIEGEETSLNIFPEHVQSRVIGWEENE is encoded by the coding sequence ATGAATGCATGTGTACTCTACAGTGGAGGAAAAGACAGTTCTTTAATGGCTGTAATCCTTCAGAGATTAGGATATGAAGTTGAACTTGTAACAGTGAACTTCGATGCATTTCCTTCATGGAAAGCAGCGGAAGAATCTGCTTTAAATCTAGGTTTTAAACATCATGTTCTTAAAGCGGATAAAACAATACTCGAAGATGCTGTTGACACGATACTTAAAGATGGGTTTCCCAATAATGGAATAAACCAGATCCATAAGCATGCCCTTGAAATTGCATCCCAGAAGTACAAAGTTGTTGCAGACGGTACAAGACGTGATGATAGGATTCCAAAACTTAATATCAACGAGATACAAAGCTTTGAAGATAGAAATAATGTCCAGTATTTGACTCTTGCAGGCTTCGGCCATAAAACGGTAAATAATCTTTCAAAGAATCTTTTTGCCGTGAAAAAAGAGTTAACTAACATGGAAAATAATTCTGATTATGAAATTGAAATAAGGTATATGATTGGGGAAATTGAAGGAGAAGAAACTTCTTTAAACATATTCCCGGAACATGTGCAATCAAGAGTAATAGGATGGGAAGAAAATGAGTAG
- a CDS encoding 50S ribosomal protein L39e — protein sequence MSRHKPLAKKLRLAKAGKQNRRVPLWVMLKTSRKVRVHPKMRQWRRNKIKP from the coding sequence ATGAGTAGACATAAACCATTAGCCAAAAAATTAAGACTTGCAAAAGCAGGTAAACAAAATAGACGCGTTCCTCTCTGGGTAATGCTTAAAACATCAAGAAAAGTAAGAGTTCATCCAAAGATGAGACAGTGGAGAAGAAATAAAATTAAACCATAA
- a CDS encoding sulfide-dependent adenosine diphosphate thiazole synthase produces MKLDDITVSKAIIEGFMNDFLDYTDMDVAIGGGGPSGLIAGYYLAKAGLKVALFEKKLSMGGGMWGGGMMFNKIVVQEESKRILDELGIKTQKYEDNYYVVDSIECVSTICSEACKAGLKIFNLMAIEDVMIREKGVEGVVLNWTAVEMGGLHVDPLTVRAKAVVDATGHPCEVVKIVEGKMEAELATKTGKIMGEKSMWADVAENTILENVTEVYPGLYVTGMAANAVHGSPRMGPIFGGMLLSGEKIAQMLIEKLG; encoded by the coding sequence ATGAAATTGGATGATATAACTGTTTCAAAGGCAATAATTGAAGGATTTATGAATGATTTCCTGGATTACACCGACATGGACGTTGCAATAGGCGGCGGCGGACCATCAGGACTTATAGCAGGATATTACCTTGCAAAAGCCGGACTTAAAGTTGCCCTATTTGAGAAAAAGCTCAGTATGGGTGGCGGAATGTGGGGTGGGGGCATGATGTTCAACAAAATCGTTGTACAGGAGGAGAGCAAACGAATCCTTGACGAGTTAGGCATCAAAACCCAAAAATATGAGGACAATTACTACGTGGTTGATTCAATAGAATGTGTCTCCACAATCTGTTCTGAAGCCTGCAAAGCAGGACTCAAAATCTTCAACCTCATGGCAATCGAAGATGTCATGATAAGAGAAAAAGGTGTTGAAGGAGTGGTACTTAACTGGACTGCAGTAGAAATGGGAGGACTCCATGTTGATCCCCTCACAGTAAGGGCAAAAGCAGTTGTAGATGCTACAGGACACCCCTGTGAAGTTGTTAAAATAGTTGAAGGAAAGATGGAAGCAGAACTTGCAACCAAAACCGGTAAAATAATGGGTGAAAAATCCATGTGGGCAGATGTGGCAGAAAACACTATACTAGAGAACGTGACCGAAGTCTACCCTGGATTGTACGTCACAGGAATGGCAGCCAATGCAGTGCATGGATCACCACGTATGGGTCCAATATTTGGTGGAATGCTTCTCTCCGGCGAAAAAATCGCTCAGATGCTCATTGAAAAACTTGGATAA
- a CDS encoding 30S ribosomal protein S19e, giving the protein MTTIYDVPADSLISEVAKELTENKKINPPEWVPFVKTGVHKERRPENPEWWYVRCASILRRVYMDGPVGINSLKTYYGGKKDRGTSPEKFKKGSGSIIRVALKQLEDAGFVAKVGDEGRVASPAGKSFLDKASYTIKKDIPELAKY; this is encoded by the coding sequence ATGACCACAATTTACGACGTACCAGCAGATTCACTAATAAGTGAAGTTGCAAAGGAGTTAACTGAAAATAAGAAAATAAATCCGCCAGAATGGGTTCCATTTGTTAAAACAGGTGTCCATAAAGAGAGAAGACCAGAAAACCCAGAATGGTGGTATGTTAGATGCGCATCCATCCTCAGAAGAGTTTATATGGATGGTCCTGTTGGAATAAACAGTCTTAAAACCTACTACGGTGGTAAAAAAGACAGAGGAACTAGTCCTGAGAAATTCAAGAAAGGAAGTGGCTCCATAATAAGGGTAGCTTTAAAACAGCTTGAAGACGCAGGATTCGTAGCTAAAGTAGGGGATGAAGGAAGGGTTGCAAGCCCAGCAGGGAAGTCATTCCTGGATAAAGCATCTTATACCATTAAAAAAGACATTCCAGAACTTGCAAAATACTAA
- a CDS encoding ribonuclease P protein component 4, translating into MRRGRRPKWMIKIAEERIDILFKNADEEFSEHPERSHRYAQMAQNIAKKYNIKMPRVWKRRFCRNCQKFLKPGSNCTVRLSDSSVAIKCAECGNITRIPYITEKKERRRRKIEYTSKEGINE; encoded by the coding sequence TTGAGAAGGGGAAGAAGACCAAAATGGATGATAAAAATAGCTGAAGAGCGGATAGACATCCTTTTTAAGAATGCGGATGAAGAGTTTTCCGAACATCCTGAAAGGTCTCACCGCTACGCTCAGATGGCTCAGAACATTGCAAAAAAGTACAACATAAAAATGCCGCGAGTCTGGAAGAGAAGGTTCTGCAGGAACTGCCAAAAATTCCTTAAACCAGGTTCGAATTGTACTGTAAGATTATCTGATTCAAGTGTTGCCATTAAATGCGCAGAATGCGGAAATATAACTAGAATACCATATATAACTGAGAAAAAAGAGAGAAGGAGGAGGAAAATTGAATACACCTCCAAAGAAGGAATTAATGAATAG
- a CDS encoding YhbY family RNA-binding protein — MNRSLSTITINIGKSGINDSILDEIKRQLKDNEVIKLRFSKGISEEKQNFIKEIIEKSNSKLIDFRGNVAVIFKRKR, encoded by the coding sequence ATGAATAGATCACTTTCAACAATCACCATAAACATTGGAAAGTCAGGAATAAATGACAGTATCTTAGACGAAATAAAAAGGCAACTTAAAGATAATGAAGTTATCAAACTCAGATTTTCAAAAGGTATATCAGAAGAGAAACAAAACTTTATTAAAGAGATAATTGAAAAATCAAATTCTAAGCTTATTGATTTTAGAGGTAATGTTGCTGTAATATTCAAAAGAAAGAGGTAA
- a CDS encoding OBG GTPase family GTP-binding protein — MAIEDRIKEIEEEIKKTSYNKATSHHIGKLKAKMSQLKEESLKRSSSSGKGRGFNIKKSGDSTVVLLGFPSVGKSTILNMLTNAESKVGAYEFTTLDIVPGIMEYRNAKIQILDIPGIITGASKGKGRGREILSVARNADLIVMVLDVFNPQHMNVIINELRNIGIRPNEKVPDVTVKAKKMGGLKIVSTVPLTHIDELSIRSILTEYGIHSADVLIRGDVTMDQFIDSMDSSCCYIPMLLAINKIDLAGEAYINELKSKMPDALFIAADKGLKTEELKNEIFERLKLIRVYLKPQGRQADLKDPLIIRGGSTVIDVAAKLHREFVRNFRHAKVWGTSVKFPGQKVGPDHVLEDQDVLRLILRK; from the coding sequence ATGGCTATTGAAGACAGAATCAAAGAAATCGAAGAAGAGATCAAAAAAACCTCCTACAACAAGGCCACTTCCCACCACATCGGGAAGCTAAAAGCCAAAATGTCCCAGCTTAAGGAGGAATCACTCAAAAGAAGCAGCTCTTCCGGTAAAGGAAGAGGGTTCAATATAAAAAAGAGTGGAGACTCTACAGTGGTACTTTTAGGTTTTCCATCCGTTGGAAAATCCACAATTTTAAATATGCTTACCAATGCTGAGTCCAAAGTGGGGGCATATGAATTTACAACACTGGACATAGTTCCAGGTATTATGGAATACAGAAATGCCAAAATACAGATACTGGATATCCCCGGGATAATCACAGGAGCATCAAAAGGAAAAGGAAGAGGTAGAGAAATTCTATCCGTTGCAAGAAATGCAGACTTAATAGTCATGGTTCTGGATGTTTTCAATCCTCAGCATATGAATGTCATAATTAACGAGTTGAGAAATATTGGAATAAGACCAAATGAAAAAGTTCCAGATGTCACAGTTAAGGCAAAGAAAATGGGTGGCCTGAAAATTGTATCCACGGTTCCCCTCACACATATTGATGAGCTATCCATAAGGTCAATTTTAACTGAATATGGAATACACAGTGCAGATGTCCTTATACGTGGCGATGTTACAATGGATCAGTTCATAGATTCAATGGATTCAAGCTGCTGTTACATACCCATGCTCCTTGCTATAAACAAAATAGACCTTGCGGGCGAAGCATATATCAATGAACTCAAATCTAAGATGCCTGATGCACTTTTCATAGCTGCAGACAAGGGTCTAAAAACAGAGGAACTTAAAAATGAAATATTTGAGAGACTTAAACTTATAAGAGTTTATTTGAAGCCCCAAGGAAGACAAGCAGATCTTAAAGATCCTCTAATAATAAGGGGAGGTTCAACTGTTATTGATGTGGCAGCAAAACTTCACAGAGAATTTGTACGTAACTTCCGCCATGCCAAAGTTTGGGGAACATCTGTGAAGTTTCCGGGTCAAAAAGTTGGTCCTGATCATGTTTTAGAGGACCAAGATGTTTTGAGGTTAATACTCAGAAAATAA
- a CDS encoding dCTP deaminase — MLGEKELINLFPDFKELVQPSGIDLRLDEVFRQVGPGSLIDNEKNLPELEKLEPPIYTLKAKTAYLASIDRKIKIPKGFSMLYLPRSTLLRSFVSVHTAVGDPGFYGTLQFMIHNYGNFDYTIKQGERIAQAVVFHVTGSGEYNGSYQEEED, encoded by the coding sequence ATGCTAGGAGAGAAAGAGCTTATAAATTTATTTCCAGACTTTAAGGAGCTGGTACAACCATCGGGAATCGATTTAAGACTTGATGAAGTTTTCAGGCAAGTGGGTCCGGGTTCACTCATTGACAATGAGAAGAATCTTCCAGAACTTGAAAAGCTCGAACCACCAATTTATACACTTAAAGCAAAAACAGCTTATCTTGCAAGTATCGATCGTAAGATAAAAATTCCAAAGGGATTTTCAATGCTTTATCTGCCCCGTTCAACCCTTCTTCGTTCATTTGTATCTGTCCACACTGCAGTTGGGGATCCAGGATTTTACGGAACCTTGCAGTTCATGATCCACAACTACGGAAACTTTGACTACACCATAAAACAGGGTGAAAGGATAGCACAGGCGGTTGTGTTCCATGTTACAGGTTCAGGGGAATACAACGGAAGTTATCAGGAAGAAGAAGATTAA
- the rpl18a gene encoding 50S ribosomal protein L18Ae: MKTKIFRVQGKFMMGKSLKPFTKELKSASEDDIHERIYSEFGSKHRISRNKVFIEEITEISEEEAIDPLIKALSNG; the protein is encoded by the coding sequence ATGAAGACGAAAATATTTAGAGTTCAAGGTAAATTTATGATGGGCAAAAGCCTTAAACCCTTCACAAAGGAGTTAAAATCCGCAAGTGAAGATGACATACATGAAAGAATATATTCAGAATTTGGAAGCAAACACAGGATAAGCAGGAACAAAGTATTCATAGAGGAAATTACTGAAATCTCTGAAGAAGAAGCTATTGATCCTTTAATCAAAGCCTTATCCAATGGGTGA
- the ftsY gene encoding signal recognition particle-docking protein FtsY, giving the protein MFESLKKKFTGTVGKISDKFSDEEGKTPEETEEVKMDGSKIETSESSSVDKAVTESMEKPVKYDSEVEEAEETSTSAEEISKKSGFMGFLRGKKKEDQEGSTQDIEVKQPEVSQQLEVEGSLEGQVEPVPETEELEKEGILSFVTKKTISEKDIDDILFELEMSLLEGDVAMEVAEKIINSVKEDLVGRKIKRRSDVADFTREALKKAISEILDVDNKDITEMLDESRKNGEPLKLMFVGINGTGKTTTIAKVATYFIEKGYEPVIAASDTFRAGAIEQITHHADKIGVKIIKHQKGADPAAVAYDAVAHAKAKGKDMVLIDTAGRMQTNINLMDEMKKIKRVVSPELIIYVGDALTGNDAVEQARKFDEAVGVDGIILTKADADARGGAALSIGYIIQKPILFLGVGQAYEDIMEFKPEWMVDQIFGE; this is encoded by the coding sequence TTGTTTGAATCTCTTAAAAAAAAGTTTACAGGTACCGTAGGCAAGATCTCTGACAAGTTTTCAGATGAAGAAGGAAAAACTCCTGAAGAAACTGAAGAAGTTAAGATGGATGGATCCAAAATTGAAACATCTGAATCATCTTCAGTAGATAAGGCAGTAACAGAGTCGATGGAAAAGCCAGTAAAATATGATTCAGAAGTTGAAGAGGCTGAAGAAACATCTACCTCTGCTGAAGAAATCTCTAAAAAATCCGGATTTATGGGATTTTTAAGGGGTAAAAAGAAGGAAGATCAAGAGGGTTCAACGCAGGATATAGAAGTTAAACAACCTGAAGTTTCGCAACAACTTGAAGTTGAAGGTAGTTTGGAAGGTCAAGTTGAACCAGTTCCTGAAACAGAAGAATTAGAAAAAGAGGGCATTTTATCCTTTGTAACTAAAAAAACCATATCTGAAAAGGACATTGACGACATATTATTTGAATTGGAAATGTCCCTCCTTGAGGGTGATGTGGCAATGGAAGTTGCAGAGAAGATAATAAACTCTGTTAAGGAAGACCTTGTGGGCCGTAAAATTAAAAGAAGAAGTGATGTAGCAGATTTCACAAGAGAAGCCCTTAAAAAAGCCATATCTGAAATTTTAGATGTTGATAATAAAGACATAACAGAAATGCTTGATGAAAGCCGTAAAAATGGTGAACCACTCAAGTTAATGTTTGTGGGAATCAACGGCACTGGAAAAACAACCACAATAGCAAAAGTAGCCACTTATTTTATAGAGAAAGGTTACGAACCGGTTATTGCAGCTTCTGATACATTCAGAGCAGGAGCAATCGAGCAAATAACCCACCACGCCGATAAGATCGGTGTTAAGATCATAAAACACCAGAAAGGCGCCGACCCCGCAGCTGTTGCCTACGATGCAGTGGCCCATGCCAAGGCCAAGGGCAAAGACATGGTGCTGATCGACACAGCAGGCAGAATGCAGACAAACATCAACCTTATGGATGAAATGAAGAAAATAAAACGTGTAGTAAGTCCAGAATTGATTATTTATGTTGGTGATGCGTTAACAGGAAATGACGCAGTTGAACAGGCCCGTAAATTCGATGAAGCAGTGGGTGTTGATGGAATCATACTCACCAAAGCTGATGCTGATGCCCGAGGTGGTGCAGCACTTTCAATTGGTTACATTATACAGAAACCGATACTCTTTTTAGGTGTTGGTCAAGCTTATGAAGATATAATGGAATTCAAACCTGAATGGATGGTTGACCAGATATTTGGGGAATGA
- a CDS encoding DNA-binding protein translates to MSDIEELRRKRMQQLQQQASQQAGQAESQEQMRMEVEAQKRQVMVQILTPEARGRLANLRLTKPEFVDQVELQLIQLAQMGRIKSKITDDQLKVLLKKLVGQKREMKITRK, encoded by the coding sequence ATGAGCGACATCGAGGAACTAAGGCGTAAAAGGATGCAGCAATTGCAGCAGCAGGCTTCACAGCAGGCTGGTCAGGCTGAATCCCAAGAGCAGATGCGCATGGAAGTTGAAGCCCAAAAAAGGCAAGTTATGGTGCAAATATTGACACCTGAAGCAAGAGGCAGACTTGCAAACTTAAGGCTCACAAAACCTGAGTTTGTTGATCAAGTAGAACTTCAACTTATTCAGCTTGCGCAGATGGGGCGTATAAAATCCAAAATAACTGATGATCAGCTCAAGGTACTTCTTAAAAAACTCGTTGGTCAGAAAAGAGAGATGAAGATCACAAGAAAATGA
- a CDS encoding phosphoribosyltransferase, whose translation MVREFEDKLNGNIFDIPELRNQIGIFRDREHAGLVLSQMLASYKETDAIIFGIPAGGVPVAAPIAQKLKLDLDVAVVSKITLPWNTEAGYGAVAFDGTVQLNKGMISRMGLTDDDIKKGTEKASLKIKRRFKEFRENKLFLDLKNRPAVLVDDGIASGFTMLVAVEALKKAGARKIIVAVPTAHLDALEKVAPMVDEVYCANVRGGWGFAVAEAYHNWYDVDDEEVALILKKFQ comes from the coding sequence ATGGTTCGTGAATTTGAGGATAAGTTAAATGGTAATATATTTGATATTCCAGAACTTAGAAATCAGATAGGGATCTTTCGTGACCGTGAGCATGCTGGACTGGTTTTATCACAAATGCTGGCATCTTATAAGGAAACAGATGCCATTATATTTGGAATTCCTGCAGGAGGAGTGCCTGTTGCTGCCCCCATCGCGCAAAAGTTAAAACTGGATCTTGATGTTGCTGTTGTAAGCAAAATCACGTTACCCTGGAACACTGAAGCAGGTTACGGGGCTGTGGCTTTCGACGGAACTGTGCAGTTGAATAAGGGTATGATATCCAGAATGGGACTTACAGATGATGATATCAAAAAGGGCACTGAAAAGGCATCTTTAAAGATTAAAAGACGTTTTAAGGAGTTTAGGGAAAATAAACTATTTCTTGATCTTAAAAATCGCCCTGCAGTTCTTGTAGATGATGGTATTGCATCGGGTTTCACAATGCTTGTGGCTGTGGAAGCTCTTAAAAAAGCAGGGGCAAGAAAGATAATTGTAGCTGTGCCTACAGCACACTTAGATGCACTGGAAAAGGTAGCCCCCATGGTTGATGAGGTTTACTGTGCCAACGTACGTGGTGGATGGGGTTTTGCAGTGGCTGAAGCCTACCATAACTGGTACGATGTAGATGATGAAGAGGTTGCTCTTATTTTAAAGAAGTTCCAGTAG
- a CDS encoding adenylate kinase family protein, translating into MILLITGTPGTGKSTVAAVLKNKIEAFLVGVNELVEDKHLYTGIDENRGYKIVDLDAMCLELNRVVETSKEGDVLIVEGHLSHYFEDGDLVVVLRAKPSVLRERLKTKGWADSKIQENIEAEAIDICTFESYEIHGDNVNEIDTSDLKPEEVADLIIDVITGKKRFPVGNVDFLEDISL; encoded by the coding sequence ATGATACTACTGATCACAGGAACACCTGGAACTGGGAAAAGCACTGTAGCTGCAGTCCTGAAAAATAAAATTGAAGCTTTCCTTGTGGGTGTGAATGAACTTGTGGAAGATAAGCATCTTTACACTGGGATCGATGAAAATCGGGGATACAAAATAGTTGATCTGGATGCAATGTGCCTTGAACTTAACAGGGTCGTTGAAACTTCAAAGGAGGGGGACGTCCTGATTGTTGAGGGACACCTCTCCCACTACTTTGAAGATGGAGACCTTGTGGTTGTACTGCGTGCAAAGCCAAGTGTTTTAAGGGAACGCTTGAAAACCAAGGGCTGGGCTGATTCCAAGATTCAGGAGAATATTGAGGCCGAGGCCATAGACATTTGCACCTTTGAATCATATGAAATCCATGGTGATAATGTAAATGAGATAGATACAAGTGATCTCAAACCTGAAGAGGTTGCAGATCTTATAATTGATGTTATAACTGGTAAAAAACGATTCCCTGTGGGAAATGTGGATTTTCTTGAGGATATATCCCTCTGA
- a CDS encoding 50S ribosomal protein L31e: protein MERIYVIPLRDVKRVPRTKRSPRAARYVREFLQKHMKSDDVKLDSSVNEKIWERGIQKIPPKIKVKAIKDEDGSVSVTLAE from the coding sequence ATGGAAAGAATCTATGTTATCCCATTAAGGGATGTTAAAAGGGTGCCAAGGACCAAAAGATCTCCAAGAGCAGCTCGTTATGTCAGAGAATTCCTACAAAAACATATGAAATCTGATGATGTTAAATTAGATTCCTCTGTTAACGAAAAGATATGGGAAAGGGGGATCCAGAAAATACCTCCAAAAATAAAGGTAAAAGCAATAAAAGATGAGGATGGTTCTGTATCAGTCACCCTAGCTGAATAG